TGCTTTATGTTGTCTTTGGTCTTGTATAAATATTCGAATTCCAGGGAAAATTTGGAGTATTCCATTTTTAGGCGACTTCCGTAAATGCTTACATTTTTCGGATATATAATGTTTGTTTTATTGTCTTCATTTTTAGTGACATAACTAAAGCCGGTACTTGTTCTCAGCTTTTTTATTTTCATTAGAGAATCAAGTCTTACTTCAGCGTCCAATCCTCCAATGAGGCCGTTTGTTAATCCGAACCCGGATCGTTGTTTTCCAAGGAGGGCTTTCAATGTTATAATCTGTGCAGGATCTGTATATTTTATCCTTCCTCCTAAAAGAGAATTGGCGATCCCAAGCTGTTTATCTTCCCACAGGCGTAACGCTAATCCGCTTCCGAACTGTTCATAAAAATGCCCAATAGTTGCATCTATACCAGATTTTTCATTGGAATAATTGATGTAATAAGTACCTAAATTTGTTTTTTTAAAAGCCGGATTGTAATTAAGTAATGCATCCGGTTCGTAAGATTCCAGCTGTGCACCAAGAGTGAAATCCTTGATTTTATAACTTGCGTTCAGATAGTTGTTGGACCTGAATCTTTGAGCTGCTTCTTTTTCAGTAAGCTTAATTTTATTATCATCAATATAATACTGAGAATTAGATTCCAGATTAACGGTCAGCTGACAAAATATTTTAACACTAAAAAGTAAGAGTGTTCCGGTAATTAATTTATTCTGCATAGGAAAATAATTAATTATTACTATTACATTCTTTGATTTTTGCAATCAGTTCATCCTCATCTCCGGCAGAATATCCAACATGGGAATAGACTATTTTTCCTTTATGAATTAGTATCATATAGGGGATACTGTTGATATTTAAAGCTCTTTTTAATGTTTGATTGGGATCTAGTAATATGCGGTAAGGCCATCCTTTACTTTTTATGACGGTTTTTACCTTTGAAGTGGTGCGCGCATCATCTGTAGATACTGCATACATCTTAAAGTTTGCTTCCTTTTGCCAGGCATCATATTTATCATTAATCGTGCTGAGTTCTTCCATACAGGGCAGGCACCATGTTGCCCAGAAGCTCATTACTACAGGTTCTGAGGAATCCATTTTTGAAACATTTATTTTTTCGCCATCCAGATTGCTGATGGAAACATTTGGGATTTCTTGAGAATAGCAAAAGCTAAGAGTCAGGAGTAATGAAAGAGATAATATTTTCCTCATATTGTAAAATTTTATTTTCAAATATATGTAATATTTATTAT
This genomic window from Chryseobacterium sp. MEBOG06 contains:
- a CDS encoding TlpA family protein disulfide reductase; its protein translation is MRKILSLSLLLTLSFCYSQEIPNVSISNLDGEKINVSKMDSSEPVVMSFWATWCLPCMEELSTINDKYDAWQKEANFKMYAVSTDDARTTSKVKTVIKSKGWPYRILLDPNQTLKRALNINSIPYMILIHKGKIVYSHVGYSAGDEDELIAKIKECNSNN